The DNA sequence CATTGAGTTTACATTGATTTGACTAAGCAAAAGCCCTGTCAAATATCATGAATTTGTGGCCTAGTCCATTCACACCCCACTACATCATAGCGTTGGACTAAGTTTTATTGGATTTATAGAACAATAAGCCTATGCAACCAAATTTATAGAATAAGAacatctccaatggtcggctagcgaccggctagccgattcgtcgcgctggccgatcggctagccgaaccattgagTCCGGCAGTCAGATCAACGGCAAAATCGGCTGGAAATTTTGGCGTGCGcttggccgccattgtggcgtgccgatcggccagcgcagaattttttttttttttttttaaacctatataaacgcgattttctctctctctaaatttctatacaagagcaacatccaACGATGGACAACATACAACTAGACCCCtgttcggctagcggcaaactaacacagattcaaggcatactaacattttttaatgtatttttttaataaataagtgaggagtagagtggggcggtggctcgtgtgtggaagcccggattttttttttattatgtaatttttttgatttttagttaatgtacttttttttatttaaataaaattaacgaattttttccgtatatatgtcgtaaatttaattccgtattgtgattttaattccataaatgtagtattttttgaattatttttattgcggctggcctatggctggcctaaatctgatgtggcaggtggatttttagtgctgctgacgtggcagggggaGAAACTGCTGGCCGATTTTTGGCCAAAGTACCATcggagatgctctaatggCAATGCTCATTTGAATTACGTGGCCGAATTAACAACttcataaaaatttgattacaaaaatttcaatcaaTCACAATTTCTTTACTGAAAATGAGACGTTTACAATATGTGGAAAATCACAAAGAGTCTGACATAGTCCAACTTCAGCATAACATCATGTAAATTGttgttcatttataaaaaacgTAAAAGGTCAAAAAAGAGAGAAGGCAAATTCAATGGGCAAGAGCTGCAGTGAACTCGGTATCATTTTCCATGGCCACCATTTTCTCAGCTGCAAGACTAACTTCCAAATCGACGCCGCCACATTCAGCCGCTGCAAAAACTGTGATCTTCCCATCGATATCTCGTCCTCTTCCACACCTCACCGCAACGGGCTTCCCCCATCCAAAATCATTCCCGTACACGTCGTGGCGAGGCGATCCGATGATGAAAAACGAAGGCAATTTCCTAATAAACGCCCGATTCTCAGAATCTTCAAAGTTTTCCATTACTGCTTCACGTGTCTGCTGCTTCACCAGCTCATTGATCTTCACCGCAGCGTAGCCTATTCCATTCTGCAACAGCTCACGCTCAGTAGTTGAAGTTCCAGCCGTATAAATCGCGTTCCCAAAATAGCCCTCGTCCAAACCAATTCTTGACCTTGCACCCACTACTAGGGCGAAGTAAATTTCTCGGCTACTACTCATAttcatatttgtgaatttctGGCAACGCGTAATGGTCCGCCACAACAGAGCTGCGAGTGCTTGATACGACGATATTTTATCACTTCCGCCGGTAGAATTGGCTTTATTTTTGAGCTCGGTCAACCTTTCCTTCCCCAAGTGGAAGACCTTCCTCAGCAATGGAGGAGTTTCCACCATCGGCCGAGGAGTAAGGTGATTGCCTACTTTTACGGGCTTGGTGGATCTTGAGAACACTGGAGTTTTTGATATGTTCTTCAAACCGCGAGATATTTCAGACCAAGAGTTGATGAAATGCCAGAAGGAGGTGCCGTCCACGACTGCGTGATTGGCGGCGCAGCCCAGGAATAGGCCGTCGGCCAGCTCGGTGACCTGCACCGCCAGCAGAGGCTTCGAAATGGCTTCGAAGTTGGTGAGGCTGTCAAGCGGGAAGAAGGAGTAGACGATTTCCGGGATGTATTTTGGCCCGATGAGGTCGGAGACAGAGATGGAGGCAGTGGCTGCGTGAGTGAATTCGGCTCCGGCGTTGTTGCAGTCGACAAAGTAGCTCTTTGTGCAGTCGTCGTGATGGGTGGCGGAGAGACGGCCGGCGAGGGGCGGAAAGAAGTTTAGTGTGCGGGAGAGAGAGTTTTTGAGGTGAGAGATGATGTTTTGGGATTGAGGTTTGTGATATATGAGGCCTCTTTGAATGGGGACGATTGGTAGTAATCGTAAATCCCATGGATTAAGCTCTAATCTTGTGATGCTGTTTGCAATTTCATTGTTTTCCCTTCCAACAAGACAAGAAGATATCATCTCCATCTTTGACGtcaattttcttctaaatGCTTTTGATCAACAATTATCTCACTTGCTTATATGAACACGACATGACTATTGTTTTCTTTGACAATGACCACCTATCTGTAAAGGTAgttatttgaatataattgTGAAACAACTTATTGACTAATTAATTGCATGACCAACaagttgttttaatttatacgCTTCAACAGCCTATACATTATAATCATatgcataattatttttgagaGTACATCATATAagaatttaaatgataatagtaGTTACACCTAATGaactaatttaatactactatctgTCGTAGACCAGCTTAATAA is a window from the Salvia hispanica cultivar TCC Black 2014 chromosome 1, UniMelb_Shisp_WGS_1.0, whole genome shotgun sequence genome containing:
- the LOC125214109 gene encoding uncharacterized acetyltransferase At3g50280-like, whose protein sequence is MEMISSCLVGRENNEIANSITRLELNPWDLRLLPIVPIQRGLIYHKPQSQNIISHLKNSLSRTLNFFPPLAGRLSATHHDDCTKSYFVDCNNAGAEFTHAATASISVSDLIGPKYIPEIVYSFFPLDSLTNFEAISKPLLAVQVTELADGLFLGCAANHAVVDGTSFWHFINSWSEISRGLKNISKTPVFSRSTKPVKVGNHLTPRPMVETPPLLRKVFHLGKERLTELKNKANSTGGSDKISSYQALAALLWRTITRCQKFTNMNMSSSREIYFALVVGARSRIGLDEGYFGNAIYTAGTSTTERELLQNGIGYAAVKINELVKQQTREAVMENFEDSENRAFIRKLPSFFIIGSPRHDVYGNDFGWGKPVAVRCGRGRDIDGKITVFAAAECGGVDLEVSLAAEKMVAMENDTEFTAALAH